Below is a window of candidate division WOR-3 bacterium DNA.
AAGAAAAGAAAAACCCTTCATAAAAATAAATTGCTCGGCAATCCCCCAAAACTTGTTGGAGAGTGAATTGTTCGGTTTTGAGAAAGGAGCATTTACCGGAGCGGTAAATTCCAAACCGGGGAAAATAGAACTCGCCCACCAAGGGACACTGTTTCTCGATGAAATCGGAGAAATGGATATAAATATCCAGGCCAAGCTGCTCAACGTAATTCAGGAAAAGAAGCTATCAAGGTTGGGAAGCATCAAAACCATCGGAGTTGATTTTCAACTGATATGCGCCACAAACCGGAATCTGGAAAAAGCGGTTAAAAAGGGCGATTTTCGGCAAGACCTCTATTACAGGATAAACAATTACCCCTTGCATCTTCTGCCTTTAAGAGAAAGAAAAGAGGATATTGAAGACCTGGCGGTTTTTAACGTGAATAAATTCTGCGGAGAAATAAACCGGCCTCCAAAGATAATTAGTGATGACGCTTTAAAAGTTGTTTTAAAATACGATTGGCCGGGAAACGTTCGGGAACTAGAAAACGCCATAATGCGAGCTATCATAGTCTCCGGGTCAAATACTGCATTGACCGGATCAGATTTCAAATTCCTGAATTTATCAGGTACAGAATCCGATGAAAACGAATTGATCGACAGATTGACAGAGCTCGTCATCTCCAAAAAAATCGATATGGAATCTTTGAAAGAATCGCTGATCAAAACAATACTAAAAAAATTCGACGGCAAAATTTTAGATGCCGTCAAAGCTACAGGAATAGCCAAACACCATTTCTATAAATACAGATAATTTCCGATTTCCGGAATATATTCCGTAAATCGGAAAACCTTCTATTGTTCTATAAGCTGTAAATTTAATAAATCAACTTAAAAAAGCAACTTAAATGCCATTAAAAATTTGGCATGGATATTGATTTACACTTTAGTAAAAACAAATGAAGAAAGGAAGGGGTATGAAGGTATGTGATCTGTGCAACACCTCAATTGGGGATGATTCAATCCGTTATTCTTTTACCCAGGTAAAAAAGGTGGTTGATGCTGGGTTGAGACCATATTCATATCTTCCTGAATTTCAAAAAGAAAAAGCGTTGTCCAGGGAGACAGCCGAACAACTCTGGGTAAAGCAAATAATGGCTGATAATAAAGATTGGTTTTTGTGCCCTGAATGCGCTGTCAGGTTTGAAAAATTTTTGTCAGAGTAAAAGGAGAAGGAAATGTCTGAAGCTAAATATAAAACATTTTTAATAGCCGTTTTCTTTGGATCGATTTTACAAACAGCATCCTGTTCAAGAGGTCAAATTCAACCCCATGAAAATCAAGAAAGCTATCAAACCGACTGTGAAGAATTCCCGGTCAG
It encodes the following:
- a CDS encoding sigma-54-dependent Fis family transcriptional regulator; the protein is MNEIVHNLKIMFVDDEQTLMEDLKEFFQDYRIDFFSDPQKALSELDYNYFDIIIADYKMPKVTGLDLLLSAREKNAYGYGVLFTAYADKYLLEKVINEGLVNHYIEKPVSLFELKKFLDKIISERSNNKEQEKYLKLLDIENQELKHRLFEQNPKIIGLDRGLKKIFEDVLKISKLTVNVLITGETGTGKEVVARLIHFSGKRKEKPFIKINCSAIPQNLLESELFGFEKGAFTGAVNSKPGKIELAHQGTLFLDEIGEMDINIQAKLLNVIQEKKLSRLGSIKTIGVDFQLICATNRNLEKAVKKGDFRQDLYYRINNYPLHLLPLRERKEDIEDLAVFNVNKFCGEINRPPKIISDDALKVVLKYDWPGNVRELENAIMRAIIVSGSNTALTGSDFKFLNLSGTESDENELIDRLTELVISKKIDMESLKESLIKTILKKFDGKILDAVKATGIAKHHFYKYR